Genomic window (Desulforapulum autotrophicum HRM2):
GTCATGTATTTCAGGATCTTATCGTCAAGCCTGAAGTTACGCTCAAGCTCGGTCACAAGGGTGCCTGTTCCGCCGTAGGTCATGCAGACATAGTGACCCCGGGGTTTCTTGGCGATTTCGTAGGCAAGTTTCTTGTTTCCCCAGTCATCAAAATTGGCCAGAATCCCACCTTCCTGCTCAAGGATTCCTTTGAATCTGTCAAACAGGGTGTTCCGAACTTCATCTTGAAGATCGGGATCAGTGATAAAAATGGTTTCATACATTCTCATACTCTGTTTCCTCTCGGATTTCAGCCCCGACGGTTGTTCCCATCGGAGCAAGGATTAAAAATAGCGCAATGGAAAGACGGATTCACGATCAGTCCCCTGCGCCCTGTGGGGATAAATTAAAAATATACCCCGATAAAAGGATAA
Coding sequences:
- the rpsF gene encoding 30S ribosomal protein S6; protein product: MRMYETIFITDPDLQDEVRNTLFDRFKGILEQEGGILANFDDWGNKKLAYEIAKKPRGHYVCMTYGGTGTLVTELERNFRLDDKILKYMTILLEKDIDPEALKLQIDAEAAAKSEADAAKAEADAARVEAEAKKAETDETDETVDAETPENEEEN